A part of Candidatus Electrothrix aestuarii genomic DNA contains:
- the ruvA gene encoding Holliday junction branch migration protein RuvA, which produces MIASLSGILQHKDPSLVILDVHGVGYEVLLSSRTYDKLPPTGEKTFLHILTHVREDAITLYGFTDMEQKKLFLLLTGVSGVGPKLALSILSGIEPAELCNAVNLKDLARLTALSGVGKKTAQRLCMELADKVGGFVGAETASAAGSGTGAPPRSEGFAMQDAASALVNLGYPQETAWQALRSVQQADPEAAAEMKVDELIRNALRSLA; this is translated from the coding sequence ATGATAGCAAGCCTCTCTGGAATTCTTCAGCATAAGGACCCTTCCTTGGTCATCCTTGATGTACATGGTGTTGGTTACGAGGTCCTTCTCTCCAGTCGAACCTATGATAAGCTGCCCCCAACTGGGGAAAAGACCTTTCTACACATCCTCACCCATGTTCGGGAAGATGCCATTACCCTGTATGGCTTCACCGATATGGAGCAGAAGAAGCTTTTCCTGCTTCTTACCGGGGTGTCCGGCGTTGGTCCCAAGCTAGCCCTGTCCATCCTTTCCGGTATTGAACCCGCAGAACTCTGCAACGCCGTGAACCTGAAAGATCTGGCCCGACTGACTGCCCTGTCCGGGGTTGGGAAAAAGACGGCTCAGCGCCTCTGCATGGAGCTGGCAGACAAGGTCGGTGGGTTTGTCGGAGCAGAAACGGCCTCAGCAGCCGGTTCCGGCACAGGAGCTCCGCCCCGAAGCGAAGGCTTTGCCATGCAGGATGCCGCCTCGGCCTTGGTGAATTTGGGCTATCCTCAAGAGACGGCCTGGCAGGCCTTGCGTTCGGTCCAACAGGCAGATCCAGAGGCTGCCGCTGAGATGAAGGTGGATGAACTTATCCGTAATGCCCTGAGGAGTCTGGCATGA